The Cucurbita pepo subsp. pepo cultivar mu-cu-16 chromosome LG15, ASM280686v2, whole genome shotgun sequence genome contains the following window.
ATGAGCCATTAAAAAGGGAGTGTCAAGGGTAAATCTCTATAAGCGACCTTAGGCCCACAATTGGGAGGATGTTGTAGCCACTAAATCCAGCTTCTTCGATCAATTTAGCCcactctttttcttccctctcTTTTCCACCGACTAAGATCATCATCAACATGTCATAGAACAGTTGAGTTTCGTACGAGTCCGACTCCTTCCCTTTATAGCCCACCACCATGTCAATTACCATCACTTTTCCTTTGTAACCATTGCTCGTAATGGCAGCCTTGCAGTTCTTCAAAATCCTCACACATTCTTCGTCGCTCCAATCATGTAATATCCACTATTTTGTCACCAccaaaatatcatattttgtaaattggtattttttttagacataataaaaaatttaagattaaatatatataaattccgAAAGTTACGgaatgtttattaatttagattttaaatgtttattagTGTACTAAAAGTGGGAACCAGCTAAACCActgcttttttttattattattttctttaataatatagaaaataacTATAAATTAGATTTGTTGGAGGAGGAAAGTCACACCTccactaatttagggaatgacaaagaatactcttaccattggtgtgaggcttTTTGAGGAAAACAAGGCATAGCcacgagaacttatgctcaaagtggacaatatcttaccattgtggaaagtcgtgtttgtctaacatgaaatcagagtcatgccctaaatttagtcgtgccaatagattggtaactcctcaaatatcgaacaaagaactccaaaagaaaatgagtcaagcctcctcgaaggcagtcaaaaatgactaagactccaaaggagtcgagcctcgattaaggggaggcgcactttgttcgaggggaggtgtgttggatgatgaaagttccacatagactaatttagggaatgatcataggtttataaacaaagaatactctctccgttgggatgaggcattttggagaaacccaaagcaaagccacgagagcttaggctcaaagtggacaatatcatactattgtggagagtcgtgttcgtttaaCAAGATTTACCTTCAATAGAAGCGCATCGGCAGAAGGGATGGCTTTAAACATATCTCCTTCAACATATTTTAAGTTTCCTTCACCTTTCAACTCAGCCACGACTTGGGGAAGATCAAGCACTGTGCATTCAATTTGTGGGAAGGCCTGTGCAATGGCTTTGGCCACTGTTCCAGTGCCGCCACCAACGTCAACTAGCGACGCAACTCCATCAAAGACTGCTTTATGTTTGTCCAATAACACACTCATCACCAACCTCGCATCACTCGCCATGCCTTCATTGAAACCCTCCCCATCTTTCACCTTATTCCCCAAGAACTCCCAAAGCGGCATTCCATGAGCCGTATGGAATGGCGTTCGGTCTTCGCTTTGGAACCAGGTTGAGAGGAGCTGCCATGGTTCCACGAGGGCTGGTTGGAGCATGGAAAGTAAGAAAGGTGTTACACCACAAGGGTTGTGTTTGAGAAGAAGACGAGATGAGTTGGTTAGGACatacccttcttcttcttcttcttctaagcCACTATTTTTGGGCAGTTTTTGTGCTACAAAGAAGCCAGAGTGAGTCAATAGTCGCATTAACCGATATATGAATTGGGTCTTATTAGAATGGAGTTGGAGGGCTGAAACAAGACGAGAAAGGGGCATAGGGTTAGGGCCATGGCGGTGGATGGCGTCTGGTATGCCTAGTTGAATGGCGCATTTGAGAGTCATGGAGTTGATGAAGTTGAAGAGGTGGTTCCATATGTGGGCTTGAGCTTCCAGCAGCTCATTGCCGGCAATTGCTGCCATTTTTCCACCCTCCAAATTCATAATGATATCAAGGAGAGATCGTTGGAGAACTTTATGGGTTGGAAAGTGTGATTTGGTTCTTcctatttatagaaaaatgtatatatcaaatattgtcGTTGTTTTGTCTTTAGGCAagagaatcaaatttttatatataatataattatggtcaaaagtttcaaactttttaattataaattccaaaaatgtGAACCGTCCAAATAGATGAGGGGTCATAAATTAATCGAAACCACGTTTGAATGACATATATCACAAGgatagtgtgagatcccacgttggttagagagggaaataaaatattctttataagagttgaacaaatgtattttaaaaactcagGAGAAGCCTAAGGAGGATAATATCTGACAGTGGTGAGCTTAAacttttacaaatgatattagagtacgacaccaagcgatgtgtcagcaaggactcTAAGCTTCGAAGGGAAGTGGATACTGGGccaggggtgaattgtgaaatttCACATCAATTtaagaggagaatgaaacattatttacaaCCGTGTGAACACTCTAATGGTAGGGAAGtctaaaaagttttttttttttctttttttttaagtgtaaAGGCTGAtgtaagtttttttcttttaatttatattttaataaaattatttaaaatatctatccACAATTGTTGTCGATCAAACTTTCCATTAATAAATCCATCATGTCGAAATCccacaatatttaaaaatgaggatttgaatttctatttttgatTAAAGTAATAAGGCCTCCAATTAAACAGTGCACATGatcttcattattatttatataatgaataaataatttcatattgggtgtgtttattttttatataattatacgaataaaataaacttttaatttcgtCCTTATTATTGACCTAACTCATAAATAATCGACTTTTGAATATAATCTTTATATTTATGGATACAATTTTGTTATTCAATAGTGTGTATTAGTTCATTAACGAAAATTACCATTTTGGTCTATAagatttgagtttgatttctGAATTATCAGACTcgatatttcaaaaaaataaataaaaaaattggatgacGGGGACACGATGGTCGGCAATGGCGATGAATGAGAGacggagaaagaaaatggaaaagtaacttaaaaaaaaaaattaaaaaatattttcttttaataaagaaagaatattaacGTAAATGGTAGGACAGAAATGCTAATATGTTGACAAACTCGAGCCATAAGAATCAATAACGtgatttcttttaatattgattcttagaaaaattattttaggtaCCTATTCCAACtcttcattaattattaattgtgtattattttatcttcATGAATTATTAATTGTGTATTATGTTATCAAATCCAGCTATATCTAACGCGATCTTAGTTAAATATGACATCTTAGTTAATTAAACAATGCACAATGCACAAGTGGTActcttcattattatttat
Protein-coding sequences here:
- the LOC111811735 gene encoding trans-resveratrol di-O-methyltransferase-like — encoded protein: MNLEGGKMAAIAGNELLEAQAHIWNHLFNFINSMTLKCAIQLGIPDAIHRHGPNPMPLSRLVSALQLHSNKTQFIYRLMRLLTHSGFFVAQKLPKNSGLEEEEEEGYVLTNSSRLLLKHNPCGVTPFLLSMLQPALVEPWQLLSTWFQSEDRTPFHTAHGMPLWEFLGNKVKDGEGFNEGMASDARLVMSVLLDKHKAVFDGVASLVDVGGGTGTVAKAIAQAFPQIECTVLDLPQVVAELKGEGNLKYVEGDMFKAIPSADALLLKWILHDWSDEECVRILKNCKAAITSNGYKGKVMVIDMVVGYKGKESDSYETQLFYDMLMMILVGGKEREEKEWAKLIEEAGFSGYNILPIVGLRSLIEIYP